A genome region from Arthrobacter agilis includes the following:
- a CDS encoding anthrone oxygenase family protein: MWDTISAAVAAAGSLLTAGVYFAFAAMVMPALRPDARTGVAAMRAVNRWAVRPPFMILFFGTAVLSVVVLVISLLGRELLAGVGAAGYLAGVAITVFGNVPLNDGLDRAAEAGGSARADDEAAWAAFAGPWERLNLARAVVSALGGALLLLHVLV, translated from the coding sequence ATGTGGGACACGATCAGCGCAGCGGTCGCCGCGGCGGGGAGCCTCCTGACGGCCGGCGTCTACTTCGCCTTCGCCGCGATGGTGATGCCCGCCCTTCGTCCGGACGCACGGACCGGGGTGGCGGCCATGCGTGCGGTCAACCGCTGGGCGGTACGCCCGCCCTTCATGATCCTCTTCTTCGGTACGGCGGTGCTGAGCGTCGTGGTGCTGGTGATCAGCCTCCTCGGCCGTGAGCTACTGGCGGGCGTGGGAGCCGCGGGCTACCTGGCGGGCGTCGCCATCACAGTGTTCGGCAATGTCCCATTGAACGACGGACTCGACCGTGCTGCGGAGGCCGGCGGATCGGCCCGCGCGGACGACGAGGCCGCCTGGGCCGCATTCGCCGGGCCCTGGGAGAGGCTGAACCTGGCCCGCGCCGTCGTGTCGGCGCTCGGTGGTGCGCTCCTTCTGCTGCATGTACTGGTCTGA
- a CDS encoding thymidylate kinase, with amino-acid sequence MRILLTGIDGAGKSTAAHDLALAIHARGGTALVLKNPAGRRTMAGWWDAVGWTPGPRLQDFLETTTRVVRVLLNEVQLSRFDGVAILDRGLDCQLALREARGLPRGVIIPWLQRAMPAPDVVAHFELPAEIAVERVNRRGTDRETPSGLDSLQQAYRRLETYPASYIVQAADSREAITAELLALAARDADTGQDRPLARL; translated from the coding sequence GTGCGCATCCTGCTGACCGGCATCGACGGTGCCGGCAAGAGCACGGCAGCCCATGATCTCGCCCTGGCCATCCATGCGCGGGGCGGCACCGCACTCGTGCTGAAGAACCCGGCCGGGCGGCGCACCATGGCCGGCTGGTGGGACGCCGTCGGGTGGACGCCCGGACCCCGGCTGCAGGACTTCCTGGAGACCACCACCCGCGTGGTCAGGGTGCTCCTGAACGAGGTACAGCTGTCCCGGTTCGACGGCGTCGCCATCCTCGACCGCGGACTCGACTGCCAGCTCGCCCTCCGTGAGGCACGCGGTCTTCCGCGGGGTGTGATCATCCCGTGGCTTCAGCGCGCCATGCCCGCTCCCGACGTCGTCGCGCACTTCGAACTGCCTGCCGAGATCGCCGTCGAGCGGGTAAACCGACGGGGCACGGACCGCGAGACCCCGTCGGGTCTCGACTCGCTGCAGCAGGCGTACCGGCGCCTGGAGACCTATCCGGCGTCCTACATCGTGCAGGCCGCCGACTCGCGCGAGGCGATCACCGCGGAACTGCTCGCCCTGGCAGCGCGGGACGCCGACACCGGCCAGGACCGCCCGCTCGCTCGCCTCTGA
- a CDS encoding aldose 1-epimerase family protein has product MNHPEYRIEGGGYTAVVLGLGAAVRELTHEGRPLVVGFGADEEMPNFRGAFVAPWPNRIADGRYTFDGVDYELPVNEPERGTALHGLVFDIPWTLVEHSESAVTLGCTIEPREAYPFTVALHARFSVGEEGFRSVITALNTGSRRAPYGVCPHPYLVAGPSPLDEWVLELPASTVLTVTPDRLLPVAKEPVEGTPFDFRAAHAIGDVQIDHAFTDLTPDASGLATVRVTDPRHGTGVAMVWDESCPWVQIHTADLPRKPESTRLGLAVEPMTCPPDAFNTGEDLVVLEPGATHRAGWMITAL; this is encoded by the coding sequence ATGAACCACCCCGAATACAGGATCGAGGGCGGCGGCTACACGGCCGTCGTCCTCGGTCTCGGTGCCGCAGTCCGCGAACTCACCCACGAGGGGCGGCCCCTCGTGGTCGGCTTCGGAGCCGACGAGGAGATGCCCAACTTCCGGGGCGCCTTCGTGGCCCCATGGCCCAACCGGATCGCGGACGGGCGCTACACGTTCGACGGCGTCGACTACGAACTGCCGGTCAACGAGCCCGAGCGCGGCACCGCCCTCCACGGACTCGTCTTCGACATCCCCTGGACGCTCGTGGAGCACTCGGAGTCCGCAGTGACGCTCGGGTGCACCATCGAGCCGCGTGAGGCCTACCCCTTCACTGTCGCTCTGCACGCCCGCTTCAGTGTGGGCGAGGAGGGCTTCAGGAGCGTCATCACCGCCCTGAACACGGGATCACGGCGCGCACCCTACGGTGTCTGCCCCCACCCCTACCTCGTCGCCGGACCGTCGCCCCTCGACGAGTGGGTGCTCGAACTCCCCGCGTCGACCGTCCTGACGGTCACCCCCGACCGACTGCTGCCCGTGGCGAAAGAGCCCGTGGAGGGCACGCCGTTCGACTTCCGGGCGGCACACGCCATCGGGGACGTGCAGATCGACCACGCGTTCACCGACCTCACGCCGGATGCCTCCGGTCTGGCGACGGTCCGCGTGACCGATCCGCGGCATGGAACCGGTGTCGCGATGGTGTGGGACGAGAGCTGCCCGTGGGTACAGATCCACACGGCCGATCTCCCTCGCAAACCCGAGAGCACCCGCCTGGGACTCGCCGTCGAACCCATGACGTGCCCGCCCGATGCCTTCAACACCGGTGAGGACCTCGTGGTCCTCGAGCCTGGTGCCACGCACCGCGCGGGCTGGATGATCACAGCCCTCTAG
- the arfA gene encoding arabinosylfuranosidase ArfA — MQNARLTLDPSFTVGPINRNIFGGFVEHLGRHVYDGIHEPSHATADDEGFRQDVIELVKEMGVSTIRYPGGNFVSGFRWEDSVGPREERPTRLDLAWHSTETNQVGMHEFASWLQKVDSDLMLAVNLGTRGTSEALELLEYSNLPKGTALADQRMANGRPDPFDVKIWCLGNEMDGPWQLGHRSAEDYGKLAAITARAMRQLDPSIELVACGSSSAHMPTFGEWERVVLSHTYDVVDYISCHAYYEEKNGDLGSFLASAVDMDSFIESVVATADHVKAVRGSSKTINISFDEWNVWYISRFENVDKIEGLDNWPVAPRLLEDCYSVADAVVFGNLMISLLKHADRVTSASLAQLVNVIAPIMTEPGGPAWRQTTFFPFSITSKLAQGSVLELKLDAGTYETSDYGTVSLVDAVATHDDATGATAVFLVNRSQTEETTVTIDVAALNGFSSVTAQSLYDTDVYAKNTLEEPERVTMKTNTSAKLDGGAVTITLPPVSWTAVSLA, encoded by the coding sequence ATGCAGAACGCACGCCTCACGCTCGACCCCTCCTTCACGGTCGGGCCCATCAACCGCAACATCTTCGGCGGGTTCGTCGAACACCTCGGCCGCCACGTCTACGACGGCATCCACGAACCCAGCCACGCGACCGCTGACGACGAGGGCTTCCGCCAGGACGTCATCGAGCTCGTGAAGGAGATGGGCGTGTCGACCATCCGCTATCCCGGAGGGAACTTCGTCTCCGGTTTCCGCTGGGAGGACAGCGTGGGGCCGCGCGAGGAGCGCCCCACCCGCCTCGACCTCGCCTGGCACTCCACGGAGACCAACCAGGTGGGCATGCACGAGTTCGCCTCGTGGCTGCAGAAGGTCGACAGCGACCTCATGCTCGCCGTGAATCTCGGTACGCGCGGCACCTCCGAAGCCCTCGAACTCCTCGAGTACTCGAACCTGCCCAAGGGCACCGCACTCGCCGACCAGCGCATGGCCAACGGCCGTCCCGACCCGTTCGACGTCAAGATCTGGTGCCTGGGCAACGAGATGGACGGCCCGTGGCAGCTCGGGCACCGGTCAGCGGAGGATTACGGCAAGCTCGCGGCCATCACGGCCCGGGCCATGCGCCAGCTCGATCCGTCCATCGAACTCGTGGCCTGCGGCTCGTCGAGCGCCCACATGCCGACCTTCGGCGAATGGGAGCGTGTGGTGCTCTCGCACACGTACGACGTCGTGGACTACATCTCCTGCCACGCCTACTACGAGGAGAAGAACGGGGACCTCGGTTCCTTCCTCGCCTCCGCCGTCGACATGGACTCCTTCATCGAATCCGTCGTCGCGACCGCCGACCACGTGAAGGCCGTCCGTGGCAGTTCGAAGACCATCAACATCTCCTTCGACGAGTGGAACGTCTGGTACATCAGCCGGTTCGAGAACGTCGACAAGATCGAGGGCCTCGACAACTGGCCCGTGGCCCCGCGCCTGCTCGAGGACTGCTACTCGGTGGCCGACGCCGTCGTGTTCGGCAACCTGATGATCTCGCTGCTCAAGCACGCGGACCGCGTCACCTCGGCCTCGCTAGCGCAGCTCGTCAACGTGATCGCCCCGATCATGACCGAGCCGGGCGGGCCGGCCTGGCGCCAGACCACGTTCTTCCCGTTCTCCATCACCTCGAAGCTCGCGCAGGGTTCCGTGCTCGAGCTCAAGCTCGACGCCGGCACGTACGAGACCAGCGACTACGGCACCGTGTCCCTCGTGGACGCGGTGGCCACGCACGACGACGCGACGGGCGCCACCGCCGTCTTCCTCGTCAACCGGTCCCAGACCGAGGAGACGACCGTGACCATCGACGTCGCGGCACTGAACGGGTTCAGCAGTGTGACGGCGCAGTCGCTGTACGATACGGACGTGTATGCCAAGAACACCCTCGAGGAGCCCGAGCGCGTGACCATGAAGACCAACACCTCAGCGAAGCTCGACGGCGGCGCCGTCACCATCACGCTTCCGCCCGTGTCCTGGACGGCCGTAAGCCTCGCATGA
- a CDS encoding carbohydrate ABC transporter permease has protein sequence MALVTDTPQRRDGRRARGSAARNRARNGGPRIGSHIFLLMLVIYFVTPLWWLTVASTKDTAGLFGGSGGPLWFDDGFHFFSNPQGLFERQDGIYWRWLGNSFLYAISGGVGATVLAVLAGYGFAKYNFRGRGAFFGILLGAVMVPLTALVIPTFVLLSSVGLVNTIWAVILPSLLSPFGVYLMRVFAQEAVPDELLDAARIDGAGEIRTFFQIALPLLRPAIVTVLLLSVVGTWNNFFLPLAVLSDPLLLPVTVGLNGWQALSNAGSGGEALWNLITTGAFISIIPLIIAFLSLQKYWQGGLSLGSLK, from the coding sequence ATGGCACTCGTCACAGACACCCCACAGCGGCGGGACGGCCGGAGAGCCCGCGGCTCCGCAGCACGGAACAGGGCTCGCAACGGCGGCCCCAGGATCGGCTCCCACATCTTCCTGCTGATGCTCGTCATCTACTTCGTCACCCCCCTCTGGTGGCTGACGGTCGCGAGCACCAAGGACACCGCGGGCCTGTTCGGCGGATCCGGCGGGCCGCTCTGGTTCGACGACGGATTCCACTTCTTCAGCAACCCCCAGGGCCTGTTCGAACGGCAGGACGGCATCTACTGGCGCTGGCTCGGCAACTCGTTCCTCTACGCGATCTCCGGCGGCGTGGGTGCCACCGTTCTGGCGGTCCTCGCCGGCTACGGCTTCGCCAAGTACAACTTCCGCGGACGGGGGGCCTTCTTCGGCATCCTGCTCGGTGCGGTCATGGTGCCCCTGACGGCGCTCGTCATCCCGACCTTCGTCCTCCTGAGCTCGGTCGGGCTCGTCAACACCATCTGGGCCGTCATCCTGCCCTCACTGCTGAGCCCGTTCGGCGTGTACCTCATGCGGGTCTTCGCCCAGGAGGCCGTACCGGACGAGCTCCTCGATGCCGCCCGGATCGACGGCGCGGGCGAGATCCGCACGTTCTTCCAGATCGCGCTTCCGCTGTTGCGCCCGGCGATCGTGACGGTGCTCCTGCTGTCCGTCGTCGGGACCTGGAACAACTTCTTCCTGCCCCTCGCGGTCCTCAGTGACCCGCTGCTGCTGCCCGTCACGGTCGGCCTCAACGGCTGGCAGGCGTTGTCCAACGCCGGCAGCGGCGGCGAGGCGCTGTGGAACCTGATCACCACGGGCGCCTTCATCTCGATCATCCCGCTGATCATCGCCTTCCTCTCCCTCCAGAAGTACTGGCAGGGCGGGTTGTCGCTGGGCTCGCTCAAGTAG
- a CDS encoding carbohydrate ABC transporter permease, translated as MATTTAPTSSHPAEATNQVKHRPDRNYRRKQRWGWLFVAPFALIFLTFLILPLVYAFRMSLFTSTLATGNKFVGGDNYIKAFSDPIFLQGLGTVAKFALIMIPAQMLVALVAALVLDNLATWASKFSRLMIFIPYAVPVVIGALMWGFLYSPRFGPASSIFGIFGLTAPDFLAQDNIFGSLVNIVTWQWAGYYMIIIYAALRGIDPGIYEAAVLDGASDRQIALRIKVPMISSSLVMVVIFALIGTLQFFTEPQVLRGVAQGAIPVSYTPNMYAFTLAFSYSQFNYASAISFALGIVVFVFSFIFLFLTRKQSGLK; from the coding sequence ATGGCCACGACCACCGCGCCGACGTCGTCACACCCCGCCGAGGCAACCAACCAGGTCAAGCACCGCCCGGACAGGAACTACCGGCGCAAGCAGCGCTGGGGATGGCTGTTCGTGGCGCCCTTCGCCCTCATCTTCCTGACCTTCCTCATTCTTCCGCTGGTCTATGCCTTCCGGATGAGCCTCTTCACCAGCACCCTCGCGACCGGCAACAAGTTCGTCGGCGGCGACAACTACATCAAGGCGTTCTCCGACCCGATCTTCCTCCAGGGCCTCGGTACCGTGGCGAAGTTCGCCCTGATCATGATCCCGGCCCAGATGCTCGTGGCACTCGTCGCGGCCCTCGTCCTCGACAACCTGGCCACCTGGGCCTCGAAGTTCTCCCGCCTGATGATCTTCATCCCCTATGCGGTCCCCGTCGTCATCGGTGCCCTGATGTGGGGCTTCCTCTACAGCCCGCGCTTCGGACCGGCCAGCAGCATCTTCGGCATCTTCGGTCTGACCGCACCGGACTTCCTGGCACAGGACAACATCTTCGGCAGCCTCGTGAACATCGTCACCTGGCAGTGGGCCGGCTACTACATGATCATCATCTACGCGGCGCTGCGCGGCATCGACCCGGGGATCTACGAGGCTGCTGTGCTCGACGGCGCCTCCGACCGGCAGATCGCCCTGCGCATCAAGGTCCCGATGATCTCGTCCTCCCTGGTCATGGTGGTGATCTTCGCCCTGATCGGCACCCTCCAGTTCTTCACCGAACCGCAGGTCCTTCGAGGAGTGGCGCAGGGAGCCATCCCGGTGTCGTACACACCGAACATGTATGCGTTCACGCTGGCTTTCTCCTACAGCCAGTTCAACTACGCCTCCGCCATCTCGTTCGCACTGGGGATCGTCGTGTTCGTCTTCTCCTTCATCTTCCTCTTCCTGACCCGCAAGCAGAGCGGACTGAAATAA
- a CDS encoding ABC transporter substrate-binding protein, producing MKAKFLASAGIVAATAVALTGCSGGSGSGGGGGSEAASCTNTIVNAEAPQVTVWAWYPAFNEVVDQFNNANDDVQICWTNAGQGNDEYTKFSTSIESGSGAPDVIQLESEVLSSFTIRDSLVDLTEFGANDVKADYAEGAWEDASSGDAVYAIPVDGGPMGMIYRQDLFDAAGIAVPTTWEEFEAAARKLKESGSGAVIGDFPTNGRAFNQALFAQAGSVPFEYDSANPQEIGINVNDDGAKKVLEYWDGLVKDGLVATDDAFTADYNTKLVDGSYAVYLAAAWGPGYLQGLSDADPTAVWRAAPLPQWDAANPVQVNWGGSTFAVTEQAKDKELAAKVAMGIFGNEEGMNLGVDKGALFPSYAPVLDSPEFADKEYEFFGGQQINKDVFLDAAAGYEGATFSPFQNYAYDQLTEQIYAMVQGEKDASQALDDLQASLEQYATEQGFTIK from the coding sequence ATGAAAGCCAAGTTCCTGGCATCGGCAGGCATCGTCGCCGCCACTGCCGTAGCACTGACCGGCTGCTCCGGAGGAAGCGGAAGCGGCGGCGGAGGCGGCTCCGAAGCTGCGTCCTGCACCAACACCATCGTCAACGCCGAGGCCCCTCAGGTCACCGTCTGGGCCTGGTACCCCGCGTTCAACGAGGTCGTCGACCAGTTCAACAACGCGAACGACGACGTCCAGATCTGCTGGACGAACGCCGGCCAGGGCAACGACGAGTACACGAAGTTCTCCACCTCCATCGAGTCCGGCTCGGGTGCCCCCGACGTCATCCAGCTCGAATCAGAGGTCCTCTCCAGCTTCACCATCCGTGATTCGCTCGTGGATCTCACGGAGTTCGGCGCCAACGACGTCAAGGCGGACTACGCCGAGGGCGCCTGGGAAGACGCGAGCAGCGGCGACGCCGTCTACGCCATCCCCGTCGACGGCGGACCCATGGGCATGATCTACCGCCAGGACCTCTTCGATGCCGCAGGCATCGCAGTGCCGACCACCTGGGAGGAGTTCGAGGCAGCGGCCCGGAAGCTGAAGGAGTCCGGCAGCGGCGCGGTCATCGGGGACTTCCCGACCAACGGCCGCGCCTTCAACCAGGCGCTCTTCGCCCAGGCCGGTTCCGTCCCGTTCGAATACGACTCCGCGAACCCGCAGGAGATCGGTATCAACGTCAACGACGACGGTGCGAAGAAGGTCCTCGAGTACTGGGACGGCCTCGTGAAGGACGGCCTCGTCGCCACCGATGACGCTTTCACCGCCGACTACAACACCAAGCTCGTCGATGGCTCCTACGCCGTCTACCTCGCCGCGGCCTGGGGCCCCGGCTACCTGCAGGGACTCTCCGACGCCGATCCGACCGCCGTCTGGCGCGCGGCGCCGCTCCCGCAGTGGGACGCAGCCAACCCCGTCCAGGTGAACTGGGGCGGCTCCACCTTCGCCGTAACGGAACAGGCGAAGGACAAGGAGCTGGCAGCGAAGGTCGCCATGGGCATCTTCGGCAACGAGGAGGGCATGAACCTCGGTGTGGACAAGGGAGCACTCTTCCCGTCCTACGCACCGGTCCTCGACTCCCCGGAGTTCGCCGACAAGGAGTACGAGTTCTTCGGCGGACAGCAGATCAACAAGGACGTGTTCCTCGACGCTGCTGCAGGCTACGAGGGCGCGACCTTCAGCCCGTTCCAGAACTACGCCTACGACCAGCTCACCGAGCAGATCTACGCGATGGTCCAGGGCGAGAAGGACGCGAGCCAGGCGCTCGACGACCTGCAGGCTTCGCTGGAGCAGTACGCGACCGAGCAGGGCTTCACCATCAAGTAG
- a CDS encoding LacI family DNA-binding transcriptional regulator — translation MAATLKDVALAAGVSIKTVSNVINDYQHIRADTKQRVMDAIAELGYSPNLSARSLRSGKTGVIGLAVPELSLSYFAELADSIIKAAERRGLKVLIEQTGGDRSVELEILSSPRLQMTDGLLFSPLGMSNEDAHHLNVNFPLVLLGERIFGGPTDHVTMSNVESAQAATAHLLSKGRRRIAVVGAHEGEVIGSAGLRLQGYRQALEEAGIGFAPELVAYTTFWHRANGARSMRELLDAGVEFDAVFGMNDTLALGAMRVLQEAGRRIPDDVAVIGFDDLDEGRYSLPTLSTIDPGRDEIADTAVRVLQERISGRDGDTPPREIEARFQVIERESSALPA, via the coding sequence ATGGCGGCCACATTGAAGGACGTTGCGCTGGCGGCCGGCGTCTCGATCAAGACCGTCTCCAACGTCATCAACGACTACCAGCACATCCGCGCCGACACGAAGCAGCGGGTCATGGATGCCATCGCGGAGCTCGGGTACAGCCCCAATCTCTCGGCGCGCAGCCTGCGCTCGGGCAAGACCGGCGTGATCGGGCTCGCCGTGCCGGAACTCTCGCTGAGCTACTTCGCCGAACTCGCCGATTCCATCATCAAGGCCGCCGAGCGCCGTGGCCTCAAGGTCCTCATCGAGCAGACGGGTGGCGACCGGTCCGTCGAACTCGAGATCCTGTCCAGCCCGCGGCTGCAGATGACCGACGGCCTGCTGTTCAGCCCTCTCGGGATGTCCAACGAGGACGCCCACCACCTGAACGTGAACTTCCCGCTGGTCCTCCTCGGCGAGCGGATCTTCGGCGGCCCCACCGACCACGTCACCATGAGCAACGTCGAGTCGGCGCAGGCCGCGACCGCGCACCTGCTGTCCAAGGGGCGGCGCCGCATCGCCGTCGTCGGTGCACACGAGGGCGAGGTCATCGGCTCGGCGGGGCTCCGGCTGCAGGGCTACCGGCAGGCGCTCGAGGAGGCGGGCATAGGGTTCGCTCCCGAGCTCGTGGCCTACACCACGTTCTGGCACCGTGCCAACGGCGCCAGGTCCATGCGGGAGCTGCTCGACGCCGGCGTCGAGTTCGACGCCGTGTTCGGCATGAACGACACCCTGGCCCTCGGGGCGATGCGCGTGCTGCAGGAGGCGGGCCGCAGGATTCCCGACGACGTCGCCGTCATCGGCTTCGACGACCTCGACGAGGGCCGGTACTCGCTGCCCACCCTCTCCACGATCGACCCCGGCCGGGACGAGATCGCCGATACGGCCGTGCGTGTGCTGCAGGAGCGTATCTCCGGGCGTGACGGCGACACCCCGCCGCGGGAGATCGAGGCACGCTTCCAGGTGATCGAACGGGAGTCCTCGGCGCTGCCCGCCTGA
- a CDS encoding FAD-binding protein: MIEEQVRDRLNWAGNYEYRARTMEHPTSLAELQRAVAGASRIRALGSRHSFNDIADSPGTLVSLDVLDPGVEIDDDALTVTVAAGLRYGVLAEHLQRRGFAIHNLASLPHISVGGAIATATHGSGDANGNLATAVVGLELVTASGDVLTVAKGDADFDGMVVNLGALGVVHRVTLRIEPSFDVRQDVFTDVPWDAVLADYDAATSSAYSVSLFTDWSGDTIGQAWLKTRMDSGTPAPRTFYGGVPADRAYHPVPGVAADHCTQQLGVPGPWSDRLAHFRLAFTPSNGEELQTEYLVGREHAVAAIEAMRALAPRLTPLLQVSEVRSMAADDLWMSNNHQRAGIGLHFTWKPLQPEVEALLPEVESALAPFGARPHWGKLFAADAAQLAPLYPRFEDFRALARRMDPEGKFRNVFLDRTVFGDSTVPA; encoded by the coding sequence ATGATCGAGGAACAGGTACGGGATCGGCTCAACTGGGCGGGCAACTACGAGTACCGTGCCCGGACGATGGAACACCCCACCTCGCTCGCGGAGCTGCAGCGCGCCGTGGCCGGAGCCTCCCGCATCAGGGCCCTCGGCTCGCGCCACTCCTTCAACGACATCGCCGACAGCCCCGGGACGCTCGTGTCCCTGGATGTCCTCGATCCGGGCGTCGAGATCGACGACGACGCACTCACCGTCACGGTCGCCGCGGGCCTGCGCTACGGCGTCCTCGCGGAACACCTGCAGCGCCGAGGCTTCGCGATCCACAACCTGGCCTCGCTCCCCCACATCTCGGTCGGCGGTGCCATCGCCACCGCCACCCACGGTTCCGGTGACGCCAACGGCAACCTCGCCACGGCGGTCGTCGGGCTCGAACTCGTCACGGCATCCGGCGACGTGCTCACGGTGGCGAAGGGCGACGCCGACTTCGACGGCATGGTGGTGAACCTCGGCGCGCTCGGCGTCGTCCATCGCGTGACCCTGCGCATCGAACCGTCCTTCGACGTGCGCCAGGACGTGTTCACAGACGTGCCGTGGGACGCCGTCCTCGCGGACTACGACGCCGCGACGTCCTCCGCGTACAGCGTCAGCCTGTTCACCGACTGGTCAGGCGACACGATCGGCCAGGCCTGGCTCAAGACCAGGATGGACAGCGGCACGCCCGCACCCCGCACGTTCTACGGAGGCGTGCCCGCGGACCGTGCGTACCATCCGGTACCGGGCGTCGCCGCGGACCACTGCACGCAGCAACTCGGTGTGCCCGGGCCATGGTCGGACCGTCTCGCCCATTTCCGCCTCGCCTTCACCCCCAGCAACGGCGAGGAACTGCAGACCGAGTACCTCGTGGGGCGCGAGCACGCCGTCGCCGCCATCGAGGCCATGCGTGCCCTCGCACCCAGGCTCACGCCGCTGCTGCAGGTCTCCGAGGTGCGGTCGATGGCTGCGGACGACCTGTGGATGAGCAACAACCACCAGCGGGCCGGGATCGGCCTGCACTTCACCTGGAAGCCGCTGCAGCCGGAGGTAGAAGCCCTCCTGCCCGAGGTGGAGTCCGCACTGGCACCGTTCGGTGCGCGCCCGCACTGGGGCAAGCTGTTCGCGGCGGACGCCGCGCAGCTCGCGCCGCTCTACCCGCGGTTCGAGGATTTCAGGGCCCTTGCCCGGCGGATGGACCCCGAGGGCAAGTTCCGCAACGTGTTCCTCGACCGGACCGTGTTCGGGGATTCCACCGTCCCGGCCTGA